The DNA region CAGTTCGTCCTTGACTGCGGTGATCCATTCATCCAGCACGGTCCCATGCTCCCTGATCCGCGCCCGGGCCGTGACGATGTCCTCCCAGGTGTCGCAGTCGAAGGAGGCCGCACCCCCGGCAGGCACCGAAACGGTTCGCAGTTCCCCGGTGACCCGGCGCAACGGCAGCCCGCCCGGGCCCCCGTGCGCGTCCACGGCCCTCGCCAGCGCGCCGCGCAGCGCCCCGGCCCGGTACACCGCCACCAGCGGCTGCTCCCGCCCGTCGGCGTCGACGGTGACGGCGCCCTCGGCGTCGGGCGCGGCCGCCAGCGCGGTCACGAGCAGCCGTGCGACGGCGGCGTCGAAGAACGGCAGGTCGGCGGAGAGGACCAGGACGAGCGGGGCGTCGGACCCCGAGCCTCCGGCCGGTTCGGCGAGGCGGCGCAGGCCGGCGTCGAGGGCGGCGACGGGGCCGCCGCCGGGCGGTTCCTCGCGGGTCCATTCGACGGGGCGGGCGGTGGCGCGCGGCGCGGCGACGACCACGGTGCGGCGGGCAGCGCGGCAGCCGGCGAGGACCCGGTCGAGCAGAGGCCGGCCGCCGACCCGTACTCCGGGCTTGTCGGCACCGCCGAGGCGCCGGGCGGCGCCGCCGGCGAGCACGAGGGCGTCGTACGCGGGCGTCATACCGGCAAGTATGGTCCGTGCCCGGGCCGGCGGGGTGACCGGCCCGGATCGTGGAACGCGTCCGGGACCCGGCGTGGGGTTGGGTCCCGGACGAAGCCGCCGGGCGCCGTCCGGGGCCCCGTGCCCCGGCCGGTGTCGCTCCCGGCGGAGTCCTGTCGGTCGAGCGGCGGTCAGAGGGTGCGGAGCAGCACCGCCGGGTTCTCGACGCAGTCGGCGACATAGCGCAGGAAGCCGCCGGCCGTACCGCCGTCGCACACCCGGTGGTCGAAGGTGAGCGACAGCTGCACCACCTGACGCACCGCCAGCTCGCCCTGGTGCACCCATGGCTTGGGCACGATCCGGCCGACGCCGAGCATGGCCGCCTCGGGGTGGTTGATGATCGGCGTGGAGCCGTCGACCCCGAACACCCCGTAGTTGTTCAGGGTGAAGGTGCCGCCGGTCAGGTCGGCCGGGGTCAGCGTGCCCTGCCGGGCCGCCTCGGTGAGCCGGGCGAACTCGGCGGTCAGCGACTCGGCGGTGCGCCCGCCGGCGTCCTTGACCACGGGGACGACGAGGCCGCGCGGCGTCTGCGCCGCGAAGCCGAGGTGCACGCCGGGCAGCCGGACGATCTCCCGCGCGGCCGTGTCGACCGTGGAGTTGAGCTCCGGGAACCGGCTCAGGGCGTGGGCGCAGATCCGGGCGAGCAGCGCGAGCACGGAGATCTTCGGCCCGCCCGCCGCGTTCATCGCCGCCCGCGCGGCCATGAGCTCGGTCGCGTCGGCGTCGACCCAGCAGGTCGCGTCGGGTATCTCGGTGCGGCTGCGCGACAGCTTGTCGGCGACGGCTCCGCGCACGCCCCGCAGCGGTATCCGCTCCCCGGCGAGCGCCGCGGCAGCCGGTGCGGCGGCGGCCACGGGGGCCGGTGCGGGGGCGGCCGCCGGAGCGGCGGCGGTGCGGTCGCGGACGGCGAGGGCGCCCTCCACGTCGGCGCGCAGGATCAGCCCCTCGGGGCCCGAGCCGCGCACCTCCCGCAGGTCGAGTCCGCCGTCGCGGGCCAGCTTGCGCACCAGCGGCGAGATGACCGGCACGGGCCCGGCAGGTGCGGCGGGCGTGGCCGGGGCCGCAGGCGGGGCGGCCACGGCGGCGGGGGCCGCGGCGGCGGGAGTCGCGTGGCGCACCCGGCGCCGCCGGGCGGCGGGCCCGGAGGTGCCGTAGCCGACGAGCACGTTGCCCGAGTACTCCGAGGAGACGGCGGACTCGGCGTCGGCGGCGGCCTTGGCGGGCGCCGCCGGGGCGGTGTCCGCGCCGGGCGTGCCGCCGACGGCGACGGTGATCAGCGGGGCGCCGACCGGAAGCTCGGTGCCCTCCTCGCCGAAGCGGGCGGTGACCACGCCCCCGTACGGGCAGGGCACCTCGACCATCGCCTTGGCGGTCTCGACCTCGACGACCGGCTGGTCGATGGCGACGACGTCGCCGACGTTCACCAGCCAGCGCACGATCTCGGCCTCGGTGAGGCCCTCGCCGAGGTCGGGCAGCTTGAATTCGAGCACCTGGGCCATCAGCGCCCCGCCTCCCACTGGAGCCGGGCGACCGCGTCGAGGACCCGGTCGACGCCCGGCAGGTGGTGCCGCTCCAGCATCGGCGGCGGGTAGGGGATGTCGAAGCCCGCGACCCGCAGCACCGGCGCCTCCAGGTGGTGGAAGCAGCGCTCGGTGACCCGGGCGGCGATCTCCGCGCCGGGGCCGGCGAAGCCGGTCGACTCGTGGACGACAACGGCCCGGCCGGTGCGCTTCACGGAGGCGGCCACGGTCTCGTCGTCGAAGGGGACGAGCGAGCGCAGGTCGACGACCTCCAGGTCCCAGCCCTCGGCCTGGGCGGCCTCGGCGGCCTCCAGGCAGACCGGCAGGGAGGGGCCGTAGGTGATCAGGGTGGCGCTGGTGCCGCGGCGGCGGACGACGGCCTTGCCGATCGGCTCGACCGCGGCCGGAGCCTCGGGCGACCAGTCGGCCTTCGACCAGTAGAGCCGCTTGGGCTCCAGGAAGACGACCGGGTCGTCGGAGGCGATGGCGGCCCGCAGCAGCCCGTAGGCGTCCTCGACGGTCGCCGGGGTGACGACGTGGAGGCCGGGCGTCGCCATGTAGTACGCCTCGGAGGAGTCGCTGTGGTGCTCGACGCCGCCGATCCCGCCGCCGTACGGCACGCGGACCACGATCGGCATCGGCATGGCGCCCCGGGTGCGGTTGCGCATCCGGGAGACATGGCTGATCAGCTGCTCGAACGCCGGGTAGGCGAAGGCGTCGAACTGCATCTCGACGACCGGGCGCAGCCCGTACATCGCCATGCCGACGGCCGTGCCGAGGATGCCCGCCTCGGCCAGCGGCGTGTCGGTGCAGCGGTCCTCGCCGAACTCCTTGGCGAGCCCGTCGGTGATCCGGAAGACGCCGCCGAGCGTGCCGACGTCCTCGCCCATGACGTGGACGGACGGGTCCTCGGCCATCGCGTCGCGCATGGCGCGCTGGAGCGCCTGCGCCATGGTGGCGGGCTTGGCCGCGGTCTTCGCGGCTGGCCGCGCTGTCGCGTGGGTGGTCATCCCGCCTCGCTCTCGGCGTCGAGCTCCGCCCGCAGCTGCGCCGCCTGCTCGCGCAGCTGCGCGGTCTTCTCGGCGTACACGTGGGCGAACAGGTCCATCGGGTCGAGCACCGGATCGGCGTTCATGCGCTCGCGCAGGCGCGCGGCCATGGTCTCGGCCTCCTCGGCGGCGGCGCGGCGGCCGTCCTCGTCGAGGATGCCGCGCTCGGTGAGCTCCCGCTCCAGGATCAGGATCGGGTCGTGCGCCCGCCAGGCCTCGACCTCGGTGTCGCCGCGGTAGCGGGTGGCGTCGTCGGCGTTGGTGTGGGCGTCGATCCGGTAGGTGACGGCCTCGACCAGGGTGGGTCCGCCGCCGCGCCGGGCGCGGGCCACGGCCTCGCCGAGCACCTGGTGGACGGCGACCGCGTCGTTGCCGTCGACGAGCCGGCCGGGCATCCCGTATCCGACGGCCTTGTGGGCCAGGGACGGGGCGGCGGTCTGCTTGGCGAGCGGCACGGAGATCGCGAAGCCGTTGTTCTGCACGAGGAAGACCACGGGGGCCTGCCACACGGCGGCGAAGTTCAGCGCCTCGTGGAAGTCGCCCTCGCTGGTGCCGCCGTCGCCGACCATGGCGAGCGCGACCACGTCGTCGCCCTTGAGCCGGGCGGCGTGGGCGAGGCCCACCGCGTGCGGGAGCTGGGTGGCGAGCGGGGTGCTGAGCGGCGCTATGCGGTGCTCGCGCGGGTCGTAGCCGGTGTGCCAGTCGCCGCGCAGCAGGGTGAGGGCCTGCACGGGGTCGAGGCCGCGGGCGACGGCGGCGAGGGTGTCGCGGTACGAGGGGAAGAGCCAGTCCCGCTCCTCCAGGGCCAGCGCGGCCGCGACCTCACTGGCCTCCTGGCCGGTGGTGGAGGGGTAGACGGCGAGCCGGCCCTGCTTGGTGAGGGCGGTCGCCTGCGCGTTGTACCGGCGGCCGCGGACGAGCTCCCGGTAGAGACGGCGCAGCAGCTCGGGGTCCGCGTCGGCCACCGCGTCCGTGCCGAGGACGCGCAGCGGCTCGGCGTCCGGCAGCAGCGGGGCGGGGTCGGTGCGCGGCCGCCAGGCCGGCGGGGGCGTGGGCCGGTAGGCGCGGGCGGCACCGGGGGGCTCTTGGACTGTCGAACTGCGCTGTTGCAACGAGTCCACCTCCTCGTGGGAGCGGGCATAAGACCCGAAGGCGGGTGGCGCGGAATGTGGCGCGCCTCACCTACCGATTGTTCGGTCGTGGAGGCATTTTGGCTACAGGCACCTCCAGCCTGTGGACAAACGGTTCTCCACAGCCTGGGATGGATACAGGACGTCCACGGGAGAGAGGCGGGGGGACATGGCGGATGAACAAATGGCCGACGTCGACGAGCACACGGACGGCGAGCCCCTGAACACGCCCCCCGGCGCCGCCCCGGCGGCCGGGGCGGCGCCCACGCCCCTGGGGCCGTGGGGAGAGCGGGCGGGCCCGCCGCCGGGCCCGCAGCCCGGCCCTGCCATGGTCCCCCCGACGGCCCCGGCCCGCCCGCTGGACGCGGTCGACCGGGACATCCTGCGGCTGCTGCAGACCGACGGGCGGGCCTCGGTCCGCTCGGTGGCCGAGCGGGTGCACGTCTCCCGCGCCAACGCGTACGCACGGATCAACCGGCTCATCGACGACGGCGTGATCCGCGGCTTCGGCGCCCGCGTCAACCACGAGCGGGCCGGCCACGGCGCCTCCGCCTACATCACCCTGAAGATCGTCCAGAACTCCTGGCGCACCGTGCGCGAACAGCTCCAGGCGCTGCCGGGCGCCGCGCACATCGCCCTGGTCAGCGGAGACTTCGACGTCCTGCTGCTCGTCCACACCCCGGACAACCGGACCCTGCGCGAGCTGGTGCTCACCCGTCTCCAGTCGATCCCCGAGGTGCTCTCCACCCGCACCCTGCTTGTCTTCGAGGAGACCGACCTCGACCCGTACCCGGAGCAGCGGGACTGACGGTTACATGCACGAGGGCCCGACCGGGATCACCCCGGCCGGGCCCTCGTCCAGATGTCTCTCAGCGGGCGGTGCGCAGCCCGTCGAAGGCGAGGTGCACGACGGTGTCCACCAGCTGCGCGCGCTCGGGCGCGGCGTCGTGGTGCGGCCGGTACCACTCCACCAGCGAGTTGATCATGCCGAAGAGCAGCCGGGTCGCCAGCCGGATGTCCAGGTCGGGCCGCAGGTCGCCGTCGGCGGCCGCCGCCTTCAGGAGCTCGGCCACCCGGTGGTCGAACTCGCGGCGCCGCTCCATGGCCCACCGCTCGGTCGCGGTGTTGCCGCGTACCCGCAGCAGCAGCGTCACGTACGGCAGCTCGGCGATCAGCACCTCGACGGTGCGCCGGGTCACGTACTCGACCCGCTCGACGGCCCGGCCGCGGTTCGCCGCCGGCTCGTCGAGGATGCCGAAGAGCCCGTCGAGGGCGCGGCTGACGGCCCGCCGCAGCAGCTCCTCCTTGCCGGCCACGTGGTGGTAGATCGACGACTTGGAGATGCCCGCCGCCTTGGACAGGTGCTCCATCGACGTGCCGTCGTAGCCGCGCTCGTTGAAGACCTGGACGGCGACCGAGAGCAGCGTCTCGGGGGTGTAGGTGTCGCGTCTCGCGGTGGTCATGCGGTCTCCTCCGCGTCGGCGGCCCCGTCCGCGGCCTCTTCGTCGTACCCGCGGCGGGCGAGGGCGAGGGAGGGCGCGTAGCGGCCGGTGGGGTAGCGCTCGTGCAAGTTGGACAGGAGGTTCCGCACACGCGCGTGCCCGATCCGCCCGGCCCACTCCAGCGGCCCCAGCGGGTAGTTGACGCCGAGCCGCATCGCCGTGTCGACGTCCTCGGCCGAGGCGACGCCCCGCTCGACGGCGTCGGCGGCGAGGTCGGCGAGCATCGCGACCGTACGGGCCACGATCATGCCGGGCACGTCGCCGATCACCGACACCTGCTTACCGAGCGCCTGGAACAGGCCGACGGCCTCCTCCAGGGTCTCCCGCGAGGTCCGCGTCCCGGCGGACAGCACGATCCGGCCCGCCTGGGCGTAGTCGAGGGCGAGGTCGAAGTAGACGACGTCGTCATCGGGGAACTCGAAGCCGGTCTCGCCGTCCGCGAGGTGCAGCCGGCCGCCGCCGGGCAGCGCGACGTACCCGGAGCCGCTGCGCCGCCGCACGGTGATCCCGGCCTGCTCGAAGAGCTCCAGCAGCGGCTTCGCGGGCCCGAGGTCGCCGCGCACGACGATGCTCGCGGGCGCCTCCGCCGGCGGTGCCGTGTGCGGCTCCGGCCGCTCCGCGCCGTCCGCGTACGAGAACCAGCCGTGCCCGCTCTTGCGGCCGAGGCGGCCGGACTCGACGAGCCGCCGCTGCGCGAGCGACGGGGTGAACTTGGGGTCCTGGTAGAAGGACTCCCACACCGAGCGGGTCACGGCCTCGTTGACGTCCTGGCCGATGAGGTCGGTGAGCTCGAAGGGGCCCATCCGGAAGCCGCCGGACTCGCGCAGGGCCGCGTCGATCGTGGCGGGGTCGGCGGCGCCCTCCTCGTAGATCCGCAGCGCCTCCGCGTAGAAGGGGCGGGCGACCCGGTTGACGATGAAGCCGGGGGTGTCGGTGCAGCGCACCGGCGTCTTGCCCCAGCTCTTCGCTGTCTCGTACGCGCGCGTGGCGGCGGCCGGGTCGGTGGCGAAGCCGCTGACAACCTCGACCAGCGGCAGCAACGGGGCGGGGTTGAAGAAGTGCAGGCCGACGAAGCGGCCGGGGTGCGCGAGGCCGCCGGCGATGGCGGTCACCGACAGCGAGGAGGTGTTGGTGGCGAGCAGGGCGTCGGCCGCGACGACCTGCTCCAGGTCGGCAAAGAGCCGCTGCTTGACCGGCAGCTGCTCGACGATCGCCTCGACGACCAGGGCGGCGTCGGCGAGCTCGTCGAGCGCACCCGCCGCGTGCAGCCGGGCGACGGCCGCGTCCCGCTCGTCCTTGCCGAGCCGGCCCTTCTCGACCAGCCGGTCCAGGCGTCCGGCGACACCGGCCACGGCCTGTTCGGCCCGGCCGGGGGCGCTGTCGTAGAGCCGTACGGGATGGCCCGCGACCAGGGCGACCTGGGCGATCCCCTGGCCCATGGTGCCGGTGCCGACGACGGCGACGACCCCGCCCGGGCCGATGCCACCGGCTCCGGCCTCGTCGGCCGACACCGCGTCGCTCCCCTGGACGGGCGTATTGGCGCTCATAGGAGTGATCCTCCCCGATGGGTTTTCCACAGGATCGCCGGACCCCCTTGTCCCGACCGATCGTTCGGTTACTCTAACTCCGTACGCGTCTCCCTGCCCAGCTCGACGAGGAGTTGGTCCACCCATGGCCACCGCTCAGCTGACCACCGACCGTCTGGCCGAGAAGCACCGGTCCACGCTCGATCAGGCCCTCGCCACCATCAGCACCCGCGCCTACTGGTCCCCGTACCCGGAGCACCCGAAGGCCTACGGGGAAAACGGCTCGCTGGACGCCGCCGCGGGCCTCGCGGCCCACCAGGAGCTGCTCGGCAAGCGCTTCGAGCTCGACCAGCCCGGCACCGACGGCTGGACCGGCGCCGAGACCTCGCCGTACGGTCCGGCGCTCGGCATCGAGTATCCGCACGCCGACATCGATGTGCTGCTTCCGGCGATGCGCGCCGGGATGGGCGCCTGGCGCGACGCGGGCGCCGAGACCCGCGCCCTGGTGTGCCTGGAGATCCTCGCCCGGATCTCCGCCCGCACCCACGAGTTCGCCCACGCGGTCATGCACACCAGCGGCCAGGCCTTCATGATGGCGTTCCAGGCCGGCGGCCCGCACGCGCAGGACCGCGGCCTGGAGGCCGTGGCGTACGCGTTCGAGGAGCAGACCCGCACCCCGGCCGGCCGCGCCGCCTGGTCCAAGCCGCAGGGCAAGCGGGACCCGCTGGAGCTCAGCAAGGAGTTCACCCCGGTCGGCCGCGGCATCGCCCTGGTCATCGGCTGCAACACCTTCCCGACGTGGAACGGGTATCCGGGCCTGTTCGCCTCCCTGGCCACCGGCAACCCGGTCCTGGTCAAGCCGCACCCGCGCGCGGTGCTGCCGCTGGCGCTGACCGTCAAGGTCGCCCGCGAGGTCCTCGCCGAAGCCGGTTTCGACCCGAACCTGGTGGCGCTGGCCGTCGAGGCCCCCGGCGAGGGCATCGCCAAGACGCTGGCCGTCCGCCCCGAGATCCGGATCATCGACTACACCGGCTCGACCGCCTTCGGCGACTGGCTGGAGACCAACGCCCGCCAGGCGCAGGTCTACACGGAGAAGGCCGGCGTCAACACCGTCGTCGTCGACTCCACCGACGACTACAAGGGAATGCTCTCCAACCTGGCCTTCTCGCTGTCCCTGTACAGCGGCCAGATGTGCACCACCCCGCAGAACCTGCTGATCCCCCGCGACGGCATCACCACCGACCAGGGCCCGAAGTCGTACGACGAGGTGGTCGCCGACCTCGCGGGCGCGGTCGGCGGTCTGCTCGGCGACGACGCCCGGGCGAACGCGCTGCTCGGCGCCCTCGTCAACCCGGACGTGAAGGCGCGCCTCGAGGCGGCGGCCGGTCTGGGCGAGGTGGCGCTGCCCTCCCGCGAGGTGGCGAACCCGGAGTTCCCCGACGCCGTGGTGCGCACCCCGGTGATCGTGAAGCTGGACGGCTCGAAGCCGGACGCGGAGGCGGCGTATTTCTCGGAGTGCTTCGGCCCGGTCTCGTTCGCGGTGTCGGTGGACTCGACGGCCGACGCGCTGGAGCTGCTGCGGCGCACGGTGCGCGAGAAGGGCGCGATGACGGTCGGCGCGTACACGACCTCGGCGGACACCGAGCGGGCCGTGGAGGAGGTCTGCCTGGAGGAGTCGGCGCAGCTGTCGCTGAACCTGACGGGCGGGGTCTATGTGAACCAGACGGCCGCGTTCTCCGACTTCCACGGCTCGGGG from Streptomyces fradiae includes:
- a CDS encoding DUF6457 domain-containing protein, translated to MTPAYDALVLAGGAARRLGGADKPGVRVGGRPLLDRVLAGCRAARRTVVVAAPRATARPVEWTREEPPGGGPVAALDAGLRRLAEPAGGSGSDAPLVLVLSADLPFFDAAVARLLVTALAAAPDAEGAVTVDADGREQPLVAVYRAGALRGALARAVDAHGGPGGLPLRRVTGELRTVSVPAGGAASFDCDTWEDIVTARARIREHGTVLDEWITAVKDELGIDLDVDTGLLLDLARDAAHGVARPAAPLTTFLVGYAAARAAGAGGGREAVAEAAAKAAALAQRWAAEQDEAG
- a CDS encoding dihydrolipoamide acetyltransferase family protein; amino-acid sequence: MAQVLEFKLPDLGEGLTEAEIVRWLVNVGDVVAIDQPVVEVETAKAMVEVPCPYGGVVTARFGEEGTELPVGAPLITVAVGGTPGADTAPAAPAKAAADAESAVSSEYSGNVLVGYGTSGPAARRRRVRHATPAAAAPAAVAAPPAAPATPAAPAGPVPVISPLVRKLARDGGLDLREVRGSGPEGLILRADVEGALAVRDRTAAAPAAAPAPAPVAAAAPAAAALAGERIPLRGVRGAVADKLSRSRTEIPDATCWVDADATELMAARAAMNAAGGPKISVLALLARICAHALSRFPELNSTVDTAAREIVRLPGVHLGFAAQTPRGLVVPVVKDAGGRTAESLTAEFARLTEAARQGTLTPADLTGGTFTLNNYGVFGVDGSTPIINHPEAAMLGVGRIVPKPWVHQGELAVRQVVQLSLTFDHRVCDGGTAGGFLRYVADCVENPAVLLRTL
- a CDS encoding alpha-ketoacid dehydrogenase subunit beta, coding for MTTHATARPAAKTAAKPATMAQALQRAMRDAMAEDPSVHVMGEDVGTLGGVFRITDGLAKEFGEDRCTDTPLAEAGILGTAVGMAMYGLRPVVEMQFDAFAYPAFEQLISHVSRMRNRTRGAMPMPIVVRVPYGGGIGGVEHHSDSSEAYYMATPGLHVVTPATVEDAYGLLRAAIASDDPVVFLEPKRLYWSKADWSPEAPAAVEPIGKAVVRRRGTSATLITYGPSLPVCLEAAEAAQAEGWDLEVVDLRSLVPFDDETVAASVKRTGRAVVVHESTGFAGPGAEIAARVTERCFHHLEAPVLRVAGFDIPYPPPMLERHHLPGVDRVLDAVARLQWEAGR
- the pdhA gene encoding pyruvate dehydrogenase (acetyl-transferring) E1 component subunit alpha, whose product is MDSLQQRSSTVQEPPGAARAYRPTPPPAWRPRTDPAPLLPDAEPLRVLGTDAVADADPELLRRLYRELVRGRRYNAQATALTKQGRLAVYPSTTGQEASEVAAALALEERDWLFPSYRDTLAAVARGLDPVQALTLLRGDWHTGYDPREHRIAPLSTPLATQLPHAVGLAHAARLKGDDVVALAMVGDGGTSEGDFHEALNFAAVWQAPVVFLVQNNGFAISVPLAKQTAAPSLAHKAVGYGMPGRLVDGNDAVAVHQVLGEAVARARRGGGPTLVEAVTYRIDAHTNADDATRYRGDTEVEAWRAHDPILILERELTERGILDEDGRRAAAEEAETMAARLRERMNADPVLDPMDLFAHVYAEKTAQLREQAAQLRAELDAESEAG
- a CDS encoding Lrp/AsnC family transcriptional regulator, translated to MADEQMADVDEHTDGEPLNTPPGAAPAAGAAPTPLGPWGERAGPPPGPQPGPAMVPPTAPARPLDAVDRDILRLLQTDGRASVRSVAERVHVSRANAYARINRLIDDGVIRGFGARVNHERAGHGASAYITLKIVQNSWRTVREQLQALPGAAHIALVSGDFDVLLLVHTPDNRTLRELVLTRLQSIPEVLSTRTLLVFEETDLDPYPEQRD
- a CDS encoding TetR/AcrR family transcriptional regulator; the encoded protein is MTTARRDTYTPETLLSVAVQVFNERGYDGTSMEHLSKAAGISKSSIYHHVAGKEELLRRAVSRALDGLFGILDEPAANRGRAVERVEYVTRRTVEVLIAELPYVTLLLRVRGNTATERWAMERRREFDHRVAELLKAAAADGDLRPDLDIRLATRLLFGMINSLVEWYRPHHDAAPERAQLVDTVVHLAFDGLRTAR
- a CDS encoding 3-hydroxyacyl-CoA dehydrogenase, translating into MSANTPVQGSDAVSADEAGAGGIGPGGVVAVVGTGTMGQGIAQVALVAGHPVRLYDSAPGRAEQAVAGVAGRLDRLVEKGRLGKDERDAAVARLHAAGALDELADAALVVEAIVEQLPVKQRLFADLEQVVAADALLATNTSSLSVTAIAGGLAHPGRFVGLHFFNPAPLLPLVEVVSGFATDPAAATRAYETAKSWGKTPVRCTDTPGFIVNRVARPFYAEALRIYEEGAADPATIDAALRESGGFRMGPFELTDLIGQDVNEAVTRSVWESFYQDPKFTPSLAQRRLVESGRLGRKSGHGWFSYADGAERPEPHTAPPAEAPASIVVRGDLGPAKPLLELFEQAGITVRRRSGSGYVALPGGGRLHLADGETGFEFPDDDVVYFDLALDYAQAGRIVLSAGTRTSRETLEEAVGLFQALGKQVSVIGDVPGMIVARTVAMLADLAADAVERGVASAEDVDTAMRLGVNYPLGPLEWAGRIGHARVRNLLSNLHERYPTGRYAPSLALARRGYDEEAADGAADAEETA
- the paaN gene encoding phenylacetic acid degradation protein PaaN; protein product: MATAQLTTDRLAEKHRSTLDQALATISTRAYWSPYPEHPKAYGENGSLDAAAGLAAHQELLGKRFELDQPGTDGWTGAETSPYGPALGIEYPHADIDVLLPAMRAGMGAWRDAGAETRALVCLEILARISARTHEFAHAVMHTSGQAFMMAFQAGGPHAQDRGLEAVAYAFEEQTRTPAGRAAWSKPQGKRDPLELSKEFTPVGRGIALVIGCNTFPTWNGYPGLFASLATGNPVLVKPHPRAVLPLALTVKVAREVLAEAGFDPNLVALAVEAPGEGIAKTLAVRPEIRIIDYTGSTAFGDWLETNARQAQVYTEKAGVNTVVVDSTDDYKGMLSNLAFSLSLYSGQMCTTPQNLLIPRDGITTDQGPKSYDEVVADLAGAVGGLLGDDARANALLGALVNPDVKARLEAAAGLGEVALPSREVANPEFPDAVVRTPVIVKLDGSKPDAEAAYFSECFGPVSFAVSVDSTADALELLRRTVREKGAMTVGAYTTSADTERAVEEVCLEESAQLSLNLTGGVYVNQTAAFSDFHGSGGNPAANAALCDGAFVSNRFRVVEVRRQA